A window of Cohnella herbarum contains these coding sequences:
- the katG gene encoding catalase/peroxidase HPI: MDMVAANAGKCPFSHGSAASHKSSGTTNRNWWPNQLNLNILHQHDRKSNPLGEDFDYAEEFGKLDYPALKQDLHDLMTNSQDWWPADYGHYGPFFIRMAWHSAGTYRTADGRGGAGTGTQRFAPLNSWPDNGNLDKARRLLWPIKQKYGNKISWADLFILTGNVAIESMGGKTFGFGGGRADVWHPEEDIYWGAETEWLGDKRYTGDRELENPLAAVQMGLIYVNPEGPNGNPDPLASARDIRDTFKRMGMNDEETVALVAGGHTFGKAHGAGDAALVGAEPEGASVEGQGLGWLSTHGSGKGRDTITSGIEGAWTANPTQWDNGFFEILFGYEWTLTKSPAGANQWAPINPAAEHLAPDAEDASIRVSTMMTTADMALRVDPAYEKISRRFYENPEEFADVFARAWYKLTHRDMGPRARYLGPEVPEEVLIWQDPVPAVGYTLTDAEIEDIKTKILDSGLTVSELVTTAWASASTFRGSDMRGGANGARIRLAPQKYWEVNQPAQLAKVLTILEGIQSDLDVKVSLADLIVLGGSAAVEKAARDAGFNVTVPFVSGRGDATEEQTDVESFAVLEPIADGFRNYQQKHYSVSPAELLVDKAQLLNLTAPEMTVLVGGMRVLGTNFGDTKHGVFTDRVGTLTNDFFVNLLDMGVKWNPVGRDVFEGSDRKTGEVVRTATTVDLVFGSNSVLRAIAEVYAQDDHKEKFVRDFIAAWVKVMNADRYDLN, from the coding sequence ATGGATATGGTTGCTGCTAATGCTGGAAAGTGCCCGTTTTCGCATGGAAGTGCTGCAAGTCACAAATCCAGTGGTACGACGAATAGGAACTGGTGGCCAAATCAGTTGAATTTGAACATTCTCCATCAGCATGACCGTAAATCGAATCCGTTGGGCGAAGATTTTGATTATGCAGAAGAATTCGGCAAACTAGACTACCCAGCGCTTAAGCAAGACCTACACGATCTGATGACGAACAGTCAGGATTGGTGGCCGGCCGACTACGGACATTATGGTCCATTCTTTATACGTATGGCTTGGCACTCCGCAGGCACTTACCGTACGGCCGACGGCCGCGGAGGAGCCGGAACCGGCACGCAACGTTTTGCTCCCCTTAACAGCTGGCCTGATAACGGCAACCTTGATAAAGCTCGTCGACTACTATGGCCGATTAAGCAAAAATACGGAAACAAAATCTCTTGGGCAGACTTGTTCATTCTTACGGGTAATGTCGCTATCGAATCGATGGGCGGTAAAACATTCGGTTTCGGCGGCGGACGCGCGGACGTGTGGCACCCGGAAGAAGACATCTACTGGGGCGCGGAAACGGAATGGCTGGGAGATAAGCGTTATACGGGCGATCGCGAGCTTGAGAATCCGCTTGCCGCCGTTCAGATGGGTCTTATCTACGTGAATCCGGAAGGTCCGAACGGCAATCCGGATCCGCTTGCAAGCGCTCGCGATATCCGCGATACGTTCAAACGGATGGGCATGAACGATGAAGAGACCGTTGCCCTCGTAGCCGGCGGACATACATTCGGCAAAGCGCACGGTGCAGGCGATGCAGCGCTCGTGGGTGCCGAGCCGGAAGGCGCTTCCGTCGAAGGGCAAGGTTTAGGTTGGCTCAGCACGCATGGTTCGGGCAAAGGACGCGACACCATCACAAGCGGGATTGAAGGGGCTTGGACCGCCAATCCGACGCAGTGGGATAATGGATTTTTCGAAATTCTGTTCGGATACGAATGGACGCTTACGAAGAGCCCAGCAGGCGCGAATCAGTGGGCTCCGATAAATCCTGCCGCAGAGCATCTCGCGCCGGACGCGGAAGATGCATCGATTCGCGTTTCGACGATGATGACGACCGCGGATATGGCATTGCGCGTCGATCCGGCTTACGAGAAAATTTCCCGTCGATTCTATGAGAATCCGGAAGAGTTCGCGGACGTATTCGCTCGTGCTTGGTATAAGCTCACTCACCGGGATATGGGTCCTCGCGCAAGATATCTAGGCCCGGAAGTTCCCGAAGAAGTTCTGATCTGGCAAGATCCCGTACCGGCAGTTGGATATACGTTAACGGACGCGGAAATCGAAGATATTAAAACAAAGATTTTAGACTCCGGTCTTACGGTCAGCGAACTGGTCACTACGGCGTGGGCTTCGGCCAGCACCTTCCGTGGTTCCGACATGCGCGGCGGCGCGAACGGTGCCCGTATCCGGCTTGCACCGCAGAAATACTGGGAAGTGAATCAACCTGCACAGCTTGCCAAAGTGCTTACGATCTTGGAAGGCATTCAAAGCGACCTGGACGTCAAAGTCAGCCTCGCGGATTTAATCGTACTTGGCGGTAGCGCCGCCGTGGAAAAAGCCGCGCGCGATGCAGGCTTTAACGTAACCGTTCCTTTTGTTTCCGGACGCGGCGATGCAACGGAAGAGCAAACCGATGTAGAAAGCTTCGCGGTACTAGAACCGATCGCGGATGGTTTCCGCAATTATCAGCAGAAGCACTATAGCGTAAGCCCGGCAGAGCTTCTAGTAGACAAGGCGCAGCTGCTAAACCTGACTGCACCGGAAATGACAGTGCTTGTTGGCGGCATGCGCGTTCTAGGCACGAACTTCGGCGACACCAAACACGGGGTATTTACCGATCGCGTAGGCACGCTCACTAACGACTTCTTCGTTAACTTGCTCGATATGGGAGTAAAGTGGAACCCTGTAGGCAGAGATGTATTTGAAGGAAGCGATCGCAAGACCGGCGAAGTCGTTCGCACGGCGACCACGGTTGACCTCGTATTCGGTTCGAATTCCGTTCTGCGTGCGATTGCGGAAGTTTATGCGCAAGACGATCACAAAGAAAAGTTCGTACGCGACTTCATTGCCGCTTGGGTGAAAGTAATGAATGCGGATCGTTACGATCTTAATTAA
- a CDS encoding pentapeptide repeat-containing protein, translated as MNEKITNYLNGVFSSYDEVKSVTELKADLHSDLQERYRELKAEGKDDQTAFEMTIDSIGDIEQTVQEVANVSRSLERQVRINLSAIDLQGSDFADVTLHKGEFKAAELRGADFAGAELTGTSFAISNVREANFDGANLTDCTFSLTDLTDASFRKSVLVRTDFSKSSLDGTKFTDVKLTDVKLSMIDLRQTIFDRCIFTGVDFKSSDLRGMRFDGYTFIGVKFDKSALKDASFSGAILKNVSFRLPFSMTNKSYRDFQTVCFDGATMDKLTYAALKGLWVVDLSKVTVI; from the coding sequence ATGAATGAGAAAATAACCAACTATTTGAACGGCGTTTTCTCATCGTACGATGAGGTAAAAAGCGTCACCGAATTAAAGGCTGATCTGCACTCCGATTTGCAGGAGCGGTATCGTGAACTCAAAGCCGAAGGCAAGGACGATCAAACAGCCTTTGAGATGACCATTGACAGCATTGGCGACATTGAGCAAACGGTACAGGAGGTCGCTAACGTCTCCCGATCGCTGGAGCGGCAGGTGCGGATAAACCTGAGTGCGATCGATCTTCAAGGGAGTGACTTCGCGGACGTTACTTTACACAAAGGAGAATTCAAAGCGGCCGAGTTGCGCGGAGCCGACTTTGCCGGCGCCGAGTTGACCGGAACCTCGTTTGCAATCAGCAATGTGCGGGAAGCCAATTTTGACGGCGCAAATCTGACAGACTGCACCTTTTCCCTCACTGATCTTACGGATGCGAGCTTCCGCAAATCCGTCCTTGTACGTACCGACTTCAGCAAGTCGTCGCTGGATGGAACAAAATTTACGGACGTAAAACTGACCGACGTGAAGTTAAGCATGATCGACCTTAGACAAACAATTTTTGATCGTTGTATCTTTACCGGCGTCGATTTCAAATCTTCCGACCTGCGGGGAATGCGTTTTGACGGGTACACCTTCATAGGTGTCAAGTTTGACAAGTCTGCACTGAAAGACGCTTCGTTTAGTGGAGCGATACTCAAGAATGTGTCATTCCGACTACCTTTTTCTATGACGAACAAATCTTACCGTGATTTCCAAACCGTCTGCTTTGACGGCGCGACGATGGATAAGCTGACTTATGCGGCGCTTAAAGGCTTATGGGTCGTTGATTTGTCAAAAGTAACGGTTATCTAA
- a CDS encoding ABC transporter ATP-binding protein, with protein MQSNSIQVKGLRKSYKQLQVLKGVDFEVAKGSIFALLGSNGAGKTTVVKILTTLLKSDSGTATVNGFDVAAKPDHVRQAISLTGQFAAVDEILTGRENLIMIAKLRYLKNPRQVADDLLTRFGLIDAADRRASTYSGGMRRRLDIALSLVGNPQIIFLDEPTTGLDPEARIEVWKIVKALANGGTTVLLTTQYLDEAEQLADRIAILHEGRIIANGTLADLKKLFPPAEVQYVEKQPTLEEIFLAIIGKKEGA; from the coding sequence ATGCAATCCAATTCCATTCAAGTTAAAGGACTGCGAAAATCCTACAAGCAGCTTCAAGTGCTAAAGGGCGTAGATTTCGAGGTGGCAAAGGGCAGTATTTTCGCCCTGCTGGGCTCCAACGGGGCGGGCAAAACGACGGTAGTCAAAATTCTCACCACGCTGCTCAAATCAGACAGCGGAACCGCGACCGTAAACGGGTTCGATGTCGCGGCGAAACCCGATCATGTGCGGCAGGCGATCAGTCTGACCGGACAATTCGCCGCCGTGGACGAAATATTGACCGGACGGGAAAATCTGATCATGATTGCCAAGCTGCGATACCTCAAAAATCCGCGTCAGGTCGCGGACGACTTGCTTACGCGCTTCGGCCTGATCGATGCCGCTGACCGTAGGGCTTCTACGTATTCGGGCGGGATGCGCCGCAGGCTCGACATCGCCTTAAGTCTTGTCGGTAATCCGCAGATCATTTTCCTCGACGAGCCGACTACCGGGCTTGACCCCGAGGCGCGGATCGAGGTTTGGAAGATCGTTAAGGCGCTTGCCAACGGCGGCACGACCGTACTGCTCACCACGCAGTATTTGGATGAAGCCGAGCAGCTTGCCGACCGAATCGCCATTTTGCACGAGGGTAGAATTATCGCCAACGGCACACTTGCGGATCTCAAAAAGCTGTTCCCGCCAGCAGAGGTGCAGTATGTCGAAAAACAGCCGACTTTAGAGGAAATCTTCCTCGCAATCATCGGCAAAAAGGAGGGCGCGTAA
- a CDS encoding pentapeptide repeat-containing protein — protein sequence MNEKLTTYLNGVFAPYDGVKSVTELKADLLSDLQERYRELKAQGKDDQTAFEMTIDSIGDIEQTVQEVANVSRSLERQVVTNFSGSNLAQSDFAGVTARKGLFKGSALHGSDFSGADLTGSSFKSSDVREANFDGANLTDCSLSALDLANASFNKTILVRTDFSKSWLAGAKFIGVKLTDVKLNLTDLSKTIFENCIFDGVEFKSSNLGGLYLDGQTFIGVKFDKSALNEVSFKGATLKNVSFPTSSLSKKYFRVIKTVCFDGAMMDKLTYASLKGMDADVSKVTVI from the coding sequence ATGAACGAGAAATTGACCACCTATTTGAACGGTGTTTTCGCACCTTACGACGGAGTAAAAAGCGTCACCGAATTAAAGGCCGATCTGCTCTCCGATTTGCAGGAGCGGTATCGTGAACTCAAAGCCCAAGGCAAGGACGATCAAACCGCTTTTGAGATGACCATTGACAGCATCGGCGACATTGAGCAAACGGTGCAGGAGGTCGCTAACGTCTCCCGATCGCTGGAACGGCAGGTGGTGACAAACTTTAGCGGAAGCAATCTAGCTCAGAGCGATTTTGCAGGCGTTACTGCCCGTAAAGGACTGTTTAAGGGGAGCGCGCTTCACGGTTCAGACTTTTCGGGCGCGGATTTGACCGGCAGTTCGTTTAAGAGCAGCGACGTACGCGAAGCCAACTTTGACGGAGCGAATCTGACGGATTGCAGCCTGTCCGCGCTTGATCTCGCAAATGCAAGCTTCAATAAGACGATCCTTGTACGAACCGATTTCAGCAAGTCGTGGCTGGCCGGAGCCAAATTCATAGGCGTAAAACTAACCGACGTCAAGCTGAACCTGACCGACCTTAGTAAAACAATCTTTGAAAACTGTATCTTTGACGGAGTGGAGTTCAAATCTTCCAATCTGGGAGGGCTGTATTTGGACGGTCAAACCTTTATCGGCGTCAAGTTTGACAAGTCGGCATTAAACGAAGTTTCGTTTAAGGGCGCGACACTCAAGAACGTATCTTTTCCGACTTCTTCGTTGTCTAAAAAATATTTCCGTGTTATCAAAACCGTCTGCTTTGACGGTGCAATGATGGATAAGTTGACCTATGCTTCGCTAAAAGGCATGGATGCCGATGTGTCAAAAGTAACGGTTATCTAA
- a CDS encoding glycosyltransferase — protein sequence MSKPGVSIITCTNQPDFIMNILNNYRIQRYKRKELIIIINKDSINLKEWRKKVASYPNVTVYQVPERHSLGQCLNCGICRAKYPLITKFDHDDYYSPYYLREQVEALLRTRSEVIGKHACLVYLVASNKLLIRSPQYKNKFVGFVQGGTLLFRKKVLKNVRFSNLSLGEDVKFLRDCTRKGYAIYATSPYNYVYIRRKDKRTHTWQVGDRRFLIGSRPVAVTKHFRRFAVRRY from the coding sequence TTGTCCAAACCAGGCGTGTCCATTATCACGTGCACGAATCAGCCCGATTTTATCATGAACATCTTGAACAATTACCGCATTCAGCGCTACAAGCGCAAAGAGTTGATTATCATCATTAATAAGGACAGCATCAATCTAAAGGAATGGCGAAAAAAAGTCGCCAGCTATCCCAATGTAACCGTCTATCAAGTGCCTGAGCGACACTCGTTGGGCCAATGCTTAAATTGCGGCATCTGCAGAGCCAAATATCCCCTCATTACTAAATTCGACCACGACGATTATTATTCGCCCTACTATTTAAGGGAGCAAGTCGAGGCGCTCCTGCGCACGCGAAGCGAGGTCATCGGCAAACATGCATGTTTGGTCTATCTCGTTGCAAGCAACAAGCTTTTAATTCGATCTCCTCAATATAAGAACAAATTCGTTGGATTCGTACAAGGAGGGACCCTCTTGTTTCGGAAAAAAGTCCTCAAAAATGTACGCTTCTCCAATCTCTCTCTGGGCGAAGACGTCAAATTTCTACGAGATTGTACCCGTAAAGGTTATGCCATTTACGCCACCTCTCCCTACAATTACGTCTATATTCGTAGAAAAGATAAACGCACTCATACATGGCAAGTGGGCGATCGTCGCTTCCTGATAGGTAGCCGTCCTGTTGCCGTGACAAAGCATTTCCGCCGTTTCGCCGTGCGAAGATATTGA
- a CDS encoding ABC transporter permease: protein MEATKKHFFSDMSVMLERSMRHIFRSMDTIVTVCITPIAMMLLFVYVFGGAIQAGTDSYVNYLLPGILLIAIASGIAYTSYRLFLDVQKGIIERFHTMPISRSTILWGHALTSLVSNAISVVVIILVALIMGFRSSAGILPWLAVAGILMLFTLALTWVAVIAGLSAKSVDGASAFSYPIIFLPFISSAFVPTESMPTVVRVFAENQPVTAIVEALRALLSDQPVGNDIWVALAWCVGILLVAYFFAMRVYKKRV from the coding sequence ATGGAAGCGACAAAGAAACACTTTTTTAGCGATATGAGCGTTATGCTCGAACGTTCTATGCGCCATATTTTCCGCAGCATGGACACGATCGTCACGGTCTGCATCACTCCGATTGCGATGATGCTGCTGTTCGTCTATGTGTTCGGAGGCGCAATTCAAGCCGGAACGGATAGCTATGTGAATTATTTATTGCCGGGCATCCTGCTGATTGCGATTGCAAGCGGCATTGCTTACACGTCCTACCGCCTGTTTCTCGATGTGCAGAAGGGGATAATCGAGCGGTTTCACACGATGCCGATTTCACGTTCCACCATACTGTGGGGGCATGCGCTGACCTCGCTCGTATCCAACGCCATATCGGTAGTCGTCATCATTCTCGTAGCGTTAATTATGGGCTTTCGTTCGTCGGCGGGAATACTGCCATGGCTTGCGGTAGCCGGCATCCTCATGCTGTTTACGCTGGCGTTAACTTGGGTCGCGGTCATTGCCGGACTGTCCGCCAAATCGGTGGATGGCGCAAGCGCCTTTTCCTACCCGATTATCTTCCTGCCGTTTATCAGCTCGGCGTTCGTACCGACCGAGTCGATGCCGACTGTCGTTCGCGTCTTCGCCGAAAACCAGCCGGTGACCGCGATCGTGGAAGCCCTTCGTGCGCTGCTGTCAGATCAACCGGTGGGCAATGATATTTGGGTCGCTCTTGCGTGGTGCGTCGGGATTTTGCTCGTAGCCTATTTCTTCGCGATGAGGGTGTATAAAAAGCGGGTTTAA
- a CDS encoding PadR family transcriptional regulator, whose translation MSENKITSDLLRGHTDTMILRLLSEADRYGYEIVKLIAERSDGEYELKEATMYSSVRRLEVDGDIEWYWGDESQGGRRKYFRITEKGKTTYERNKSNWEYAKRVLENLL comes from the coding sequence ATGAGCGAGAACAAAATCACATCCGACCTGCTGCGCGGACATACGGATACGATGATTTTAAGGCTCTTGTCGGAAGCTGACCGCTACGGCTACGAGATTGTCAAACTGATTGCCGAGCGCTCGGATGGCGAGTATGAATTAAAGGAAGCGACGATGTACTCCAGTGTCCGCCGGCTTGAGGTCGACGGTGATATTGAGTGGTATTGGGGAGATGAATCGCAGGGCGGACGGCGTAAATATTTCAGGATTACCGAAAAGGGCAAGACGACTTACGAACGCAACAAAAGCAACTGGGAGTACGCAAAGCGCGTGCTTGAAAACTTACTATAG
- a CDS encoding ABC transporter ATP-binding protein/permease: MIQIHNLSKRYDDTLILNHTSFTLPSKGLICLLGASGSGKSTLLHLLAGFDSQYSGDITVWGTSIGKLNADELCAYRRDHIGFVFQNYHLLSGYTVLENILLACELNPSIEEENRKNAKELLNKLGLSQKTDAKIENLSGGQKQRAAIARALIRNPRIVLADEPTGALDRSNSNELMGLLKEISKDRLVVVITHDQKICSFADEVIHIENGKMIAKGIDAGTDLTDQPVLSLNKTVKGSAFKRGLKNFNVHLIRYMAVSLAISIGILAFMLSLSSGNRMEESISDFKDKNTAYNNGYIKGEDDGTVYELLNSDERIENVYNQYKITDVTLRLGDKTEVMAEKYPQPKATESMSYGTMPKAGEQEIALSPSLAKKFEKDIRNLLGKELALEYGEKEYMLTISGIYNAGYDDFFVSSDIEKEIYINADKEKSYSISYDVTDFEDIVAVSQMLADHNIDSKTSAKEVGALQSTFKGLNRLFLIVSILILAIGLSISTVLLIKLQNSRYKEIGLLSALGFNRGTIRRIIVSENLLLSAMSVIFNAVLVGCTYLIGMIFDVAIIITPLQILLSIISTGVVVILISILASYKLIRTEPAAALRK; the protein is encoded by the coding sequence ATGATTCAGATCCATAACCTTAGCAAAAGATATGATGATACCCTAATTCTTAATCATACAAGCTTTACTTTACCCAGCAAAGGACTTATATGCCTACTTGGTGCATCGGGCTCTGGTAAAAGCACTCTGCTTCATCTACTTGCAGGCTTTGACAGCCAATACAGCGGTGACATTACGGTTTGGGGGACTTCGATCGGCAAACTGAACGCCGATGAACTGTGTGCCTATCGCAGAGACCATATCGGATTTGTCTTTCAAAACTACCATCTGCTCAGCGGATATACCGTACTCGAAAACATCTTGCTTGCATGTGAGCTAAATCCTTCGATCGAAGAGGAAAATAGAAAAAATGCCAAAGAGCTGTTAAATAAACTGGGATTATCGCAAAAGACGGATGCCAAAATCGAAAATCTTTCGGGCGGTCAAAAGCAAAGAGCCGCAATTGCGAGAGCGTTGATTCGTAATCCTCGCATAGTATTGGCCGATGAACCGACGGGAGCACTAGACCGGAGCAACTCAAACGAACTGATGGGGCTCTTAAAAGAGATTTCAAAAGACCGTTTGGTTGTTGTCATTACTCACGATCAGAAGATTTGCAGCTTTGCGGATGAAGTCATCCATATCGAGAACGGAAAAATGATTGCCAAAGGGATCGATGCTGGAACAGATCTTACCGATCAACCTGTACTCAGCTTAAATAAGACTGTCAAAGGTTCTGCGTTCAAGCGAGGACTTAAAAACTTCAATGTTCATCTCATACGCTATATGGCTGTCAGTCTGGCCATTTCCATTGGTATCCTTGCGTTTATGTTGTCTTTATCTTCGGGGAATAGGATGGAGGAGTCGATTTCGGACTTTAAGGATAAAAACACCGCCTATAACAACGGCTATATCAAAGGCGAGGATGACGGAACCGTTTATGAATTGTTGAATTCCGATGAGCGAATCGAAAATGTTTATAATCAATACAAAATAACGGATGTTACTCTAAGGCTGGGAGATAAAACCGAGGTTATGGCAGAAAAATACCCTCAGCCAAAAGCTACTGAAAGTATGTCTTACGGTACTATGCCCAAAGCAGGCGAACAGGAAATCGCGCTTAGTCCGAGCCTTGCCAAAAAGTTCGAAAAGGATATTCGTAACTTGCTTGGTAAAGAACTTGCCTTAGAATATGGCGAAAAAGAATACATGCTTACGATCAGCGGCATTTATAATGCAGGCTACGATGATTTCTTTGTAAGCTCCGATATTGAAAAGGAAATATATATAAATGCGGATAAAGAAAAAAGCTATTCCATTAGTTACGATGTAACAGACTTTGAAGATATCGTTGCAGTCAGTCAAATGCTTGCCGACCATAACATCGATAGTAAAACCTCGGCTAAAGAAGTCGGAGCTTTGCAAAGCACATTCAAAGGTCTTAACCGATTGTTCCTAATTGTTTCTATTTTAATTTTAGCTATTGGTTTATCTATCAGTACGGTATTGCTCATCAAGCTGCAAAATTCGAGATATAAGGAAATCGGGCTGCTGTCCGCTTTGGGTTTTAATCGAGGAACTATACGAAGAATAATTGTCAGCGAAAATCTGCTTTTATCGGCAATGTCGGTTATCTTTAATGCTGTCCTCGTTGGCTGTACTTATTTAATCGGTATGATCTTCGATGTAGCCATTATCATTACGCCATTACAAATCTTACTATCCATAATTTCCACAGGCGTTGTTGTTATTCTAATTAGCATCTTAGCCAGCTACAAGCTAATCCGTACGGAGCCTGCCGCCGCGTTGAGAAAGTAA
- a CDS encoding GGDEF domain-containing protein, translated as MNYTGRILITTIIIALIATARIYGYLYYDYPLFNLPYFGIVSVMICWWLGSQYDKVKFYSEKDILTSVHNRRFVLQTIPKLLVRMDKRNEKLNLFLIDVDDFKKINDTYGHETGDKVLRYLSNILVSNTTKKDIVARWAGDEFLIISPSSVAKSPDAIIKRINDALKKLSEEINIEVSVSIGAAIYPNEAGTLDALLHAADCKMYEMKSS; from the coding sequence GTGAACTATACGGGAAGAATCCTTATAACGACTATCATTATAGCGTTGATAGCGACTGCCAGGATTTATGGGTACCTCTATTACGATTATCCTCTCTTTAACTTGCCTTATTTCGGGATTGTTTCCGTAATGATCTGTTGGTGGTTGGGCAGCCAATACGACAAGGTTAAATTTTACTCCGAAAAAGATATCTTGACCTCAGTCCACAACAGGAGATTCGTCCTCCAAACCATTCCTAAACTTCTTGTGCGAATGGATAAAAGAAACGAAAAATTAAATTTGTTTCTGATCGACGTAGACGATTTCAAAAAGATTAACGATACCTACGGCCATGAAACGGGAGATAAGGTGCTTCGATATCTTTCAAACATCCTGGTTTCGAATACAACAAAAAAGGATATTGTTGCCCGTTGGGCGGGAGACGAGTTTCTGATCATTTCTCCTTCTTCAGTCGCAAAGAGTCCGGATGCGATCATAAAACGAATTAATGATGCGTTGAAGAAATTGTCCGAAGAGATAAATATTGAAGTCTCCGTCTCCATTGGAGCTGCAATCTACCCGAATGAGGCCGGAACATTGGATGCTTTGCTTCATGCTGCGGATTGTAAAATGTATGAAATGAAGTCATCCTAG
- a CDS encoding 2OG-Fe(II) oxygenase: MTIREQTIVNSSGNKIVTADKVITIVGKIEEPLIMILENVLSSSECDTLIDLAKDRMQRAKIGKSHLVSDIRTNSSMFFEESENELIHTIETRVSNLMNIPISHAEPLQILHYNVGDQYQSHFDYFTSANVANNRISTMVMYLNDVEEGGETHFPSLRFSVMPKKGSAVYFEYFYNDNRINELTLHAGQPVAVGEKWVATQWMRRQRLRYL, encoded by the coding sequence ATGACGATTAGAGAGCAAACGATTGTAAATTCATCTGGAAACAAGATTGTTACAGCGGATAAAGTGATTACGATCGTCGGTAAAATAGAAGAACCGCTTATTATGATATTGGAAAACGTATTGAGCTCTTCGGAATGCGACACTCTGATCGATCTGGCTAAAGACAGGATGCAGCGAGCCAAAATCGGCAAATCTCACCTCGTCAGCGATATTAGAACGAACAGCAGCATGTTCTTCGAGGAAAGCGAAAACGAATTGATTCATACAATCGAAACTAGAGTATCCAATCTGATGAATATACCGATTTCGCATGCGGAACCGCTGCAAATTTTACATTATAATGTCGGAGATCAGTATCAGTCTCATTTTGACTATTTTACTTCGGCGAATGTGGCCAACAATCGGATTAGCACGATGGTCATGTATCTAAACGATGTGGAAGAGGGCGGCGAAACGCATTTTCCTTCGCTTCGTTTTTCGGTAATGCCTAAAAAAGGCAGCGCCGTCTATTTTGAATATTTTTATAACGATAATCGTATAAATGAACTAACGTTGCATGCGGGACAACCCGTTGCGGTCGGGGAAAAATGGGTAGCCACCCAGTGGATGAGAAGACAAAGGCTTCGTTATTTGTAA